The following nucleotide sequence is from Halogeometricum borinquense DSM 11551.
GGCGTCCACACGTTCCATGGCAACGTCTGTCGAACGGTCCACGACGCCCGTATCGGGCGACGCGAGCGACGCGGCAAACGTCGAACTGCCGACGAGAAGCAGAACGCCGACGAGCGCGAACGGAACGCGTCCGCGGTTGTCGTCTGCGAGGCGCATCAGCGACCACCCTCCGATTCATCGCCCCACGTCCGGACAACGATTCTGACCTCACTCACGGAGACGGCGGCCGCAGCATCCGCGGGCGAGTCGTAGCGCGCCCGCAGATCAGACTCGACTCGCGGCGCGAGGGCGTCCGCAAGGCGCTGGTTCGCTACATCGGTGTCGGCATCGGCTATCGGGTCTTCGACGGAGACGTTCAGTGCTGCGGCGAGACGTGCGTAGCGGTACCGAACGAGCGTCGAAACGGGCGGGTCCCCGCGGAGAGCGAGGCGCGTTCGACTCGCTGGCGCAACCGTTTCGATAGTTTGCGCCGCGACGGCGTTCGAGAGCGACTCGAAGTCATCCGTCTCGTTTGCCGGAAGCGACTGCGTTCGCGTGGGAATCGTCAGCGTCGCCGCGTCCGTCGCGGCCGACTGCGGCGGAGACGCACCGACGGCGACGTGTCCTTCGACCGGTGCATCGGGGTAGGGCCGCCACGCGGCGTCGATTCTGAGACCGGTCGGCACAAGTCTGGCCGTGATGGCCTCCCGAACTGACGACCGGAAGTCGTCGCGTGCGTGTGTCACCGGCGTGCCGTCGAAACCGGCGGTGCCGACGGTAACGCGGGCGAGCAGCCCCGCAAGTGACCCGTGTGTCGTTCGCTCGAACTCCGGACCCGACGTTCGCCGGAAGTCGGCACCGCTCTCGTTCGCCCGCCGCGCACCCGGCGAGAGCGAGTAGTTCACTGTCGCCGTACTGGTAGCAAGCACGTTCGCAACGGCATCTGAACGGCCGTCGTCGAGGGTCGGCTGCGACCCTGCATCGGCGGTGGTAAGACCGACGACGGCCGCCCCAAGGAGCAACAGGAACACCGCGGCGTCGAGGGTGGCGTTCACGACCACACCACCACCGTCAGACGGCCGGGTTCGACCTGTCCGGGTGAGAGACGAACGCTCACGAGGCGACTCGCGCGGTCGGTCGCCTCCTGCGGGACGGCTGGACCGACGGTCCACACGTCGTCCGAGGCGGTGAGCGTAACGTTGAGACGGCGGCCATCCGGCCCGCGAGTCATTGCGTCGGGAAGTCGCTCGGCGTCTACCACGCCACCGTCGTCAATAACGTCGTGAACGCGGTCAAGCGTTGGATCAGCGACGGCTCGATCCTCAAGGAGTGGAATCGAACCACCGAGGACGGTCACATAGAGGCTCAGTCCTGCGCAGACGGCAAACAGCGCGGCCAATGCGGCGACGGGTGACGTTTGGGCGCGTGCCCGTCTCCGCTCGCCCGTCCGAGTAGCGCCGTCACGCGTCCACGAGGACAACATCGACTCCCTCCCAAGTCGTTTTGCGGACGAGAAGCGTGCGGTCCACCTCGCGCCACGTTGCGTTGCTTGTGCGGGTGCGCGAATCGATAACGGCCTGTTGGAACGCCGCCGGCGAGTCGAAGACGGCCGATGGGTGCGCACCGTGAATCACGTCACGAAGCGGCGAGTCACCCGCCGGAACGGGTGTGACCGGAGCGAACGCGAACGTCGCGTGCGCCGTCCCGGCGTCGTTTCGGAGTGCGAGACGGCGCGTTTCGAGTTTGACCGCCGTCGCGTCCAGCGGATGTTCGGCCGTCGATGCGTACTCGGTCGCCGCCACACGGTCTACCGTCTCAGCCGCCGCAGTAGCGTTCGGCGGTGGGGCTGTTGGGAGTCCAGACGCCGCGCCGACGAGGGCGACGCCCGCAAGCGAGAGCCCCAGCCACGCGTACCACGAATCGAGGGGAACGTCGAGCATGAGCCGTCTGGCCGCGCTCCCGTATATAAACCCTCGCAGGGGTGCAGTTCAGAACACGAGTGCCGCACCACGGAACGCAGCGAGATACGCGGCCGTCGCTGAAAGGAGCGCGAGACCGACGCGGTAGCCGACGAGCGTTCGGTCGAGTCCTCGGTCGAGACCGGTCGCGAGGGTAGTCAACACAACCGCGAGAACGAGAACGTACGCACCGACGGCCGTGCCGAGGAGTTCGGGTCCGAGCGCCTGCGCCCCGTCTTCGACGAGTGCCGTGTCCGCGGCACCCATCCGCGCCGCCATTGCCACCGTGGCACCACCGACTAACGGCGCGAACAGGGCGGCAGTGTTCGAGAGCGTTCCCGTCACCGACGCCAGTTCGCGCCGGGCCTCACTCTCGACGCGGCGAAGTTCGCTGAGATGGTCGGCGGTGGCGACGACAGCGTGGCCTGCCGGTCGGCCTTCCGTCGCGGCCACGGAGAGCAGTGCAGCGGCCGCCCTCGTCCGCGGACTGGGAACGTCGGCGAGGACACCATAGCGCCCGAGAAACGCCTCGCGGACGCTGACGCGGAGGCGGCGACGGACGCCCGCGGCGTCGGCGAACACCGCTCCTGCCGGGGTCGAAACGGCGTCCGCGGCGGATTCGAGTGCGACCTCGACAGAGTCACCAGCACTGACACGCCGACCAACCAGCGAGAGTACGTCGTCCAGACCCGATTCAACCTCGCGGACGCGTTCTCTGACCCGTGCCATCGGGTAGTAGCGTCCGACCAAGCCCGCTCCGACGCCTGTGCCGGCGGCGGTGAGCGCGTCGGCCCACGGGGCGACGGCTGAACCGACGAACCAGCCGACGATACCGCAGAGAACGCCTGCCCCGACCGCGGGGAGAGCGGACGACGGGACATCCGGATGGCTCGAATCGACGCGCGGCGGGGCGAGTGCGACCGGCCGCCGGAGCAATATCCACGCGCTCGCGGCGACGAGACCGAGCGGCAGAAGTAGATCATAGACGGCTACGAACGCCGCAGTCGGGACGGCGACACCGCCCGCACGGGCCGCCGGGAGGACGCCAACGAGCGCGAGTGGGAGGAGAACACCGAAGGCGTAGACGCCGGTTGTCGGGCCGCGAACGTCCGCCGCGAACGACGCGAGTTCGTCGCGCGTCCCGTCGAGGACAGCGTCGAGCGCGCGTTCTAACCCTCGCTCGCGTTCGTCCGGCTGTGCGTCGGCGCTGGCGAGAAGAAGCGAGATAGCACGCTCCAACGCGGGGAAGTGGTCGCGCCACTCGCGTGCGAACGATTCGAATCCGGAGTTCGGCGTACCGCGGGCGCGACGGACGTGTTCTGCGAGACTGTCAGCCAGCGGTCCGTCGGCCGTGTGCGCGGCGAACGACGCGGCACGTTCGGGCGTTGGTCCGAGTTGCATCCGGAGCGTCGCGCGGCCGACAAGCGCAGGCGTCTCGCCCAGTGCGCGCGTCCGGCGGAGTCGGGCTGCGACGACCGGGAGTCGGTGAACCGCATGCGTTCCGACGAGTCCGATAGCGAGGGACGCACACAGGCGAACAACGATCGGTGAGCGCGGTGCGAGTAGTGAAACGAACGCGAACGAGACGAGTGTGAGCGGGAGGCTCAACACGTACCCCGCTCGAACGACCATTTCGGCGTCTGTGTCGCTGCCGAGATACGACAGCGCGGACCGGACATCCTCACCCGGTTCGACCGACCACGGATACACCTGCGCGAGCGACTCAACGAGATGGGAGCAATTCGACGGAGCAGTCATCGGCGGACCTCGCGCACATCGGCCGCGGCGTTCGGAAGGTCATCGGGTCGCGTCTGGTCTGTTTCGGCGAGGTGCGAGAGCGTCGCTGTCCGGCGGTCGAGTGCGTCGAGTACGTCGGCGTACGATTCGTCGTGCCGGGCGAGCGCGGCGACCAACGAACTATCACCACGCGTGACGACTCCAGTCTCTTGAATACCGTTGCCGTCGCGGCCGTAGAGCGTCTCGAAATGAACGCCCTCGTCGGTCTGTCGAACCTCGGCGACCGTCTCGACTCGCCTGTCGGAACCGTCACGAGTGCAGGTGACAACGAGGTCTGTCGCCGCGAACGACGATTCGGGGACGCCGAGGTCCGAGACGACCCGTTCGCGGACGGCTGCGGGCGAGTCGCCGTGAATCGTCCCGAGAACAGCGTGGCCGTGTGCGCCGACTCGCATCGCTTCGTAGAGGGCGCTGGCCTCGTCACCCCGAACCTCGCCAACGACGAGAGCGCCGTCTCCGAGCCGGAGCGCGGTACGGACGGCATCTGTCGGCGAAAAGGAACCGTCCTCACCGAGGTCGGTGTGGAGGGGTTGCACGTCGCGCCCGCCGTCTCTGAGCGCCGCGACCGGGAGTTCCGGGGTGTCTTCGACGGTGACGAGACGCGTCGCCGCCGGGAGTTCCCAGAGAAGAGAGCCAAGAAGCGTCGTCTTGCCCGCACCGCGCGTTCCCGCGACGAGGCCCGTCGCACCGCGTTCGACAGCAAACGAGAGAAACGCCGCCGTCTCGGCCGAGAGGGTCCCCGAAGCAACGAGACCGGGGAGCGTCCACGCTCGACCGTCGTGTGCGCGGAAGGCGAATCCGATGCCGTCGCTCGCAGGGGCGGTGACGCCAGCGACGCGGACGCGTGACCCGTTGGGCGCGTCGATCGCGGCGTCCAGTGCGGGCGACGCGCGGGAGAACCCGCGTCCGCTGGCGTGTCGGAACCGAGACGCGAGCGCCGCGGCCCCATCCGGCGTGAGACGGACGTTCGTCCGGATACGCTCACCGTCGATCGCAACGCGTACCGGATTTGACGCAACCGGAGCCGACGCAACCACGTCGGTCACTCGTGGATCAGCAAACAGGTCGTCGAGAACGCCGTTCCCGCGCGTGTGACGGTTGAGTACGTCCGTTAACGTCTCCACTGGGTCGTCGTCGTCCGCGACGTGCCGCACGGCTCGGCCGGCAGCACGCTCTCCGCCCTGCACGATTCCGCGCGCGAGACACTCGTGTGCCGCCGCCAGCGTCGCCGTCGCGTCTGCGTCGAGTTCGTGCGCAACGGGCGTGAGATGATACAGTCGGCCGTCGCCGGTCCGGTACAGACGAACCGTCGCGCCGGTATCAAGTTCTCGCCGGTCGAGGAGAGCGGCATCCGACGGAAGTCGCCGAGCGACACGGGAACGGGCGACTGACGGTCCCACGTAACTCCACAGGAGACTCTCGTAATCGTCTGCACGTTCGACACCCGCGGCAAGGCCTGTCTCGGCCGCGAGAGTCGCCACCGGTCCCGCCCGACCGGTTGCTCGCCGGACCGCATCTATCGGGTCTCGGGTGGCGCGTTCTGCGAGCGATTCGTCGTGGAATCCGACGCGTTCGGCGAACCGACCTGCCGCGAGCAAAACACCCGCAGCATCGTCGTCGTAGGTGCGTTCGAGACCGTCAGCACGGACGCGAACCACGTCCGCGTCTCGGTCCGCGAGTGCGCCAATGACGGTGGCACGGCACGCGGGAACGCCGGCGAGGTCACCGCCACCGGGACAGTCGGTCGCATCGACGACGAGCTCCGTCCGGTCTGTCGTCCGGCCGGTCGGCGTCTCGAACGAGTGTTGGCACCGGCAGGCGGATTCATCGTCATCGGTGTCGGTATCGAGCGAGAGCGCCGAACCGACAGCGGCGATGCAGGCGGTGAAGTCGAGAGGCATGGGGTCGATGGTCGCGTCTCCGTATATAAACCTCAGCCAGAGTAGGCACGCGAGGCGACCAGTACAGGACCATCCGCTGTCCGCCGAAGCGCGACCGAGATCGGTCGGTCGCCGTATCCGCGGAGGACGATAGGACCGTTCGGTGTCCGGAGTGCGACCGGGAGCGAGAGCCGACGCGTTATTTCCGTGCCACCGGCCACCGCGTAGGTCACGACCGACCGGTTTCCCTGTCCGCCGGGTTGCCCACCGACAGCGACGTAATCGATACCTGCGCTCGTCCACGTCGGCGACGGGAGCGAGAACGTCACGGTTCGCGTCGGCGCGACAGCGGCGTCACTCGTCGCATCCGAACCGTACGCGAGCGCCGACCCGGCCGCCGAGAGTCGTTCGACGGAAGTGTCCACTCTCGTCGCCGTTCGGTCGGCCCGGGCGTCTTCGACCGCCGGAAGCGACGCACCGAGGACCGCGACAGCGAGGACCGCCGCGAGAACGACGCGAATCACGTCACAGCGCCTCGCGGAGGCGTGCGGCGAGAGAGTCCTCCGCCTCGTCCCCGTCGGTATCGCAAGCGGTGTCGTCACGGCGGTCCGCCACGTCGCCGACTGTCTCCGCGTCGTCCGGAAGGCGTTCGACGACGAGGCCGTCATCCTCGTCGTGCGCGGCGGCGAGTTGTTCGGCTATCGCAAGTGCGAGATCGGCGCGGCGTTCGACTGATTCGTTTACCGCCTGCACGCCGCCCAGGAGACCACGAACCGCCTCAAGTTCGGCCGACAGTTCGGACACACGCCGGTCGAGAGCCGCTATCGACTGTTCGAGATCCGCCACGGTCGTCTCGGACAGCGCTTCGGCGGCCTCGGTATCCGTGTCGGTACCCGACGCGTCGTTCGACGGTTGGTCGCGGTCGTCGTCAGTCAGAGCGCGTTCAACGGCGTCGAGACGGGCTGCAAGCGTTGTGAGGTCGGTTTTGTCATCCGGCATGGGGCGACTGGTCCCGTCATGTGAAATAAAACCTCGGTGGGGAAAGTTGAAGGTCGGTACTAACGAGTCATCCGATATGAAGACCGTCCTGATAGGTGTCGGCCAGGCCGGCGGGAAGCTTACCCGCGAACTGGTTGACTTCGATGAACGAATGGAGTTCGGCGCGGTTCTCGATGCAGTCGCCGTGAACTCCGCGAAGGCTGACCTGCGCGACATTCCGTTCGAGACGATTCTCATCGGACAGGACCGCGTGAAAGGCCACGGGGTCGGCGGCGACAACGAACTCGGCGCGGAAGTCATGCAAGCAGACAAGCGCGAGGTGCTCTCAGCACTCGACGGCCGCATCACCGCCGAAGCCGAAGCGATTTTCGTCGTCGCCGGACTCGGCGGCGGGACCGGAAGCGGTGGCGCACCCGTCCTCGTCAATGAACTCCAGCAGATCTACGACGTACCAATCTACGCTCTCGGCATCCTTCCCGGCGACAGCGAAGGCGCGATGTATCAGGTGAACGCCGGACGGTCGCTGAAGACCGTCGCTCGCGAAGCAGATTCGCTCCTCCTCGTTGACAACGACGCGTTCCGGAGTTCGGGCGAGAGCCTCGAACAGGGATACGACGCGATCAACCGCGCTATCGCCCAGCGCGTCGGACTCCTGTTCGCCTCCGGTGAGGCAGTCGAGGGCGTCGCAGAGAGTGTCGTTGACTCCTCTGAGGTCATCAACACGCTCCGCTCGGGCGGCATTTCGGCGCTCGGCTACGCCGCCGCTGAGTCCGCCGATAGCTCCGAGGGCAACATCAACACCGTGATGAGTACCACGCGGCGCTCTCTCCTCACTGGCACGAGCCTCCCCGAGGCGACAACAGCTGATTCGGCGCTCCTCGTCGTCGCGGGCGAACCGGACAAGATACCTCGCAAAGGCGTCGAGCGCGCCCGCCGATGGATCGAAGAGGAAACCGGAAGCCTCCAAGTTCGTGGCGGAGACTTCCCGCTGGATTCCGGACGCATCGCGTCGCTCATCCTTCTCGGCGGTGTCGAGCGCTCCGACCGGCTTGAAGCGTTCATGCAACGCGCAAAAGAGGCCGTTAAAGAAGCCGAAGAGACCGAAGAGCGCGAAGACCCCGCCGAGACGTGGCGGAACGACGAACTCGAAGACCTCATCTAGTCGGCTCGGTCCCCCTTTTCCCCTCCTGGCGTTCGAGAACCCGTCGAGACGGACTCGTCTGTGTCAGCGTGACCGATGAATCGAGACGGATCAAGTGGCGGAGACGAGACTGTGCGTAAAGCGTGAGATAGCGAGCGGAGACGGGACACTGAGTGAACCGCCTCGGGGTCAAGTGGTTCGAGAGACTTCGTCTCTCGTCATCACGGAAATCTTTGATTTCCGTATGACTCCGAGGCTTCCCGTGGGTTAGTCGGACACTCCCACTCGACCATCGGCCTGATAGCCTCGAACGGTCGGTTGGGTCACGGTCGGGGCGTCCACGGCCCCCGATGCCCGCCGTCTCAAAGTCGCGAAGCGACTTTGCGGGCTGCACAAGAGCTCCGCTCTTGTGAACGTCGAACCTTCCGAACAACGGGAAGGCTGTTGAGAGCAGGCACATTCCAATCGAGTTTCTTCACGCCTTTCACGGCGATGTTGACGCTTGCACTACGGTCGCTGTGGTCTTGATGGGAACAGTCCTTGCACTTGAACCGCTTCTTGTTTCGGTTCGCACGCTCCGTATTCCCACACATCGGACACCGCTGACTCGTGTACTCGGGGTTAATCCACGCGGTCGGAATCTCCTTGAACGACGCCTTGTACGACGTATAGAACTGAAGGGCGCGGAACGGGAGGTGGTGCAAGCGTCGGTTCATCCGCGTGCCGTAGTCGATACTGTCGCGCATTTCTTTGAGGTCTTCAAAGACGATGCACGGCTTCTCGAACTGACGGCTCCACTCCACGATGTGACGACTCACCTTGTGGAGTCGGTCGCGGACAAACCGTTCTTCGCGCCCTTCGAGCGTGTCGTGGGTACTGTCTTTCCCCGCGTTCTGGACGCGCTTCCGCATCGTGAAGTAGCGGTGACGCTCGAACTTGATTTCGGGGAAGTCAATAACCAACATGTCCTCAACGCCATCCTCGAACCAATCGAGGACTCGCTGGAAGCGAGTTTCCGCGACGTGTGCAGCGAGTACGACTACGAGATACTGTCGTCGTCCGAAAATCTCTGATTTTCGGGATCAAGAGAGACGAAGTCTCTCGAACGACTCCACATTTCACCCGACCACACACATCTGTTCCTCTCCGCCCACCCAAGATACGCTCCGAGCGAGATTGTTCGAACGGTCAAGAGCATCACGGCGCGGGAGATGTGGGAACAGCACGAACCGTTCTTGGAGGAGTATCTGTGGGGCGGCGGGTTCTGGGAGGAATCGTACTACGTTGGGACGGCAGGCGACGTTTCGACAGACACGATTGAGCAGTATATCGAGCGGACGGAACACGTTTAGCGGAGCGTACGGCCTTCACCCACGGGGTCAAGCCCCGAGGCACTCGGCCTGCTCAGCCTGTAGAAACCGAGACAGCGCGTGAAGATCGAGACCCGGCGTTACTGGGTGATGAGACTCGCGCCGTCGAAGTCGGTCCGAGTGTACTCGACTTCCATCAGGTCGAGGATTGTCGGTGCGATATCGTAGAGGTCTGCATCCTCAATCGTCGCGTTGGGGTCGTCGATGTACAGCGACGCGTTGTCGAAGCTGTGCATCCCGTTTCGTGGGCCCTGTCCGAACACGTCGTCTTTGCCCTTGAAGCCGGACTTGAGGTCGAATCCGTGGTTCGGGACGATGACGAGGTCCGGGGCGATGTCGTCGTGGTTGCCGCGGAACGCATCTTCCTTCTCGACGACGCGGTCTGCGACCTTGCGGCCGTTGGGACCTTCGAGGTTCTCCAGCATCTCCTTCAGTTCGTCACGGCGCTCTTGGTACTCGTCCTGCGGGACGGCACCGCGCGGTTCGCGGCCTTCGAGGTTGATGTAGAAGCGTCCGGGGATGAGCGAGTACGCCAGCGTGTCGTCGGAGATATCCTCAAGTTGTTCGTGGTCGTCGTCCTCGTACGAGAGCCATCCCTCCTGTTCGAGGAGCGTGTTGCAGTGGACTTCGTAGTCGAGAGACGTGAACCCGTGGTCGGCGGCGATGACGAGCGTCACGTCCTCGGGCAGCATCTCCCGAATCTGACCGAGATAGTCGTCTACCTTGCGGTAGAACGCCATGAACTTCTCTTTGTCCGACGTTTCGTTCTCGTAATCCTTGAACAGGAAGTGGTTGACCCGGTCTGTGGTCATGAACACGCCGAAAAACAGGTCCCAGTCGTCCTGTTGGAGGTAGTGACTGAACGCCTCGAACCGTCTATCGAGGGTCTTGTTGGCGTTCTCGACGAACTCGGTCTTGTCGTCTTTGTGACCGAGTTTCGCGTTCACGTCGATAATGTATCCTGAAGACTCCAAGTGATCGCGGAAGTCGTCGGGATACGCCGCCTTGTCCACGCTGGGCGAGAGAAAGCCCGAAACCATCCGCTGGACGTTTCGCTGCGGCGGGAACGTGACGGGGACGTTCATCACGGTTGCCTTCCGCCCGGCGTCGGTGACGCGGTCCCAGATGCGCGTGGCCTGCACGTCGCGGCCCATCGGGACGTACGTCTCGTACGAACCATTCTCGCGGTCTTGGAAGCCGTACACACCAGTTTCTCCGGGGTTGACACCCGTGGTGAGGGCGGGCCAACACGCGGAGGACTCGGGGGGAACGATACTTTCGATAGCTCCGGCACTCCCCGTCTCGGCGAGATCAGCCATGTTGGGGAACTCGTCGGGGTTGTCGGCGAGGAGACTAAAGGGAACGCCGTCGATTCCAATGAAGGCGACACGCGGGTCGTCTTGCCCACGTAGTCGGTCGAACAGACCCATATGCTTCCTTCCGCGGAGACGCATAAGAACCTTCTTCTACTTCCGAACTCCTGCCGGTGATTACGACACGAAGGAGAGAGCCAACCTTCGGGGGCGAAGGAGCGAAGTGTCGTCCGGTCGTACGCTTACGAAGAGCCGTGAAGGAGTTCGAGCGAAAGCAGTTGTTGGAGCGCGTCAATCGCGAGGGGGCAACCATTGGTGTCGATATCCCTGACCGAATCGACGTGCAGGGCGAGGAGGTGGAACTGCGCGATTTCGTTTTCGAGATCAAGCGCCGCGACACCGTTCCGGAGGGTGAGAAAGACCGCGTCGAGCAGGCGAAAAAGAACCTCCGACGCGAACGTCTCCAGCGACTCCAGCAAATAGAGGACAACGAGGTGAGTTACGAGGAGGGCCAACGGTTAGTCGAAAGTATCGTCGGCATCGACCGGGCGTTGAACGCACTCGAACAACTACGCCCCGCGAACCTCGAACAGGAGTCTCAGTTACAGGAGGCCCAAGACCGGAAACGGTGGATGAACTTCCTGAAGCAGGCGCTGGGCCGCGAGAAAAGCAGTCGGTCCAGCCGCGGGGGGCGGTGATGAGCCGAAACGACGAGGTGGCGTCGCTGTTCGAGGAGTTCGCTGATCTCCTCGATGCCAAAGACGTTTCCTACAAACCGAACACGTATCGCCGCGCCGCCGAGAACATCCGCGAGTATCCCCACCCTATCGAAGAACTCGCCGCCGACGGAGCGGACGCCGTCGGAGAGATACAGGGCGTCGGCGATGCTATCTCCGCGAAGATTATCGAGTACTTCGAGACGGGGGAAATCGAGGAACTGGAAGCGCTTCGTGCGGAACTTCCAGTCGAGATGGCGACGCTCACCAGCGTCGAAGGTGTCGGACCGAAGACCGTGGGGAAACTATACGACGCACTCGGGATTACCACGCTGGACGAACTCGAACGGGCGGCCGAGGAAGAGCAGATACGCGAGGTGAAGGGGTTCGGTCCGAAAACCGAGGCGAACATCCGCGAAAATATCCCGTTCGCTCGCGAGGCACAGAAACGAGAACGACTCGGGAACGCACGTCCCCTCGCCGACGACGTACTCGCGTATCTCCGCGAGGCCGATACCGTCCAGGCGGCCGAAGTGGCGGGGTCGATTCGGCGATGGCGCGACACCATCGGCGACGTGGACGTTCTCGTGGCCGCCGAATCCGGCGACTCCGTCGTCGAGGCGTTCACCGACTGGCCCGCCGCGAACACGGTTATCGAGGCGGGTCCCTCGAAAGCCAGCGTTCGGTCGAGCGGTATTCGCGTGGAC
It contains:
- a CDS encoding type II/IV secretion system ATPase subunit, which produces MPLDFTACIAAVGSALSLDTDTDDDESACRCQHSFETPTGRTTDRTELVVDATDCPGGGDLAGVPACRATVIGALADRDADVVRVRADGLERTYDDDAAGVLLAAGRFAERVGFHDESLAERATRDPIDAVRRATGRAGPVATLAAETGLAAGVERADDYESLLWSYVGPSVARSRVARRLPSDAALLDRRELDTGATVRLYRTGDGRLYHLTPVAHELDADATATLAAAHECLARGIVQGGERAAGRAVRHVADDDDPVETLTDVLNRHTRGNGVLDDLFADPRVTDVVASAPVASNPVRVAIDGERIRTNVRLTPDGAAALASRFRHASGRGFSRASPALDAAIDAPNGSRVRVAGVTAPASDGIGFAFRAHDGRAWTLPGLVASGTLSAETAAFLSFAVERGATGLVAGTRGAGKTTLLGSLLWELPAATRLVTVEDTPELPVAALRDGGRDVQPLHTDLGEDGSFSPTDAVRTALRLGDGALVVGEVRGDEASALYEAMRVGAHGHAVLGTIHGDSPAAVRERVVSDLGVPESSFAATDLVVTCTRDGSDRRVETVAEVRQTDEGVHFETLYGRDGNGIQETGVVTRGDSSLVAALARHDESYADVLDALDRRTATLSHLAETDQTRPDDLPNAAADVREVRR
- a CDS encoding DUF7285 family protein codes for the protein MLSSWTRDGATRTGERRRARAQTSPVAALAALFAVCAGLSLYVTVLGGSIPLLEDRAVADPTLDRVHDVIDDGGVVDAERLPDAMTRGPDGRRLNVTLTASDDVWTVGPAVPQEATDRASRLVSVRLSPGQVEPGRLTVVVWS
- a CDS encoding DUF5788 family protein, whose translation is MKEFERKQLLERVNREGATIGVDIPDRIDVQGEEVELRDFVFEIKRRDTVPEGEKDRVEQAKKNLRRERLQRLQQIEDNEVSYEEGQRLVESIVGIDRALNALEQLRPANLEQESQLQEAQDRKRWMNFLKQALGREKSSRSSRGGR
- a CDS encoding DUF7284 family protein is translated as MNATLDAAVFLLLLGAAVVGLTTADAGSQPTLDDGRSDAVANVLATSTATVNYSLSPGARRANESGADFRRTSGPEFERTTHGSLAGLLARVTVGTAGFDGTPVTHARDDFRSSVREAITARLVPTGLRIDAAWRPYPDAPVEGHVAVGASPPQSAATDAATLTIPTRTQSLPANETDDFESLSNAVAAQTIETVAPASRTRLALRGDPPVSTLVRYRYARLAAALNVSVEDPIADADTDVANQRLADALAPRVESDLRARYDSPADAAAAVSVSEVRIVVRTWGDESEGGR
- a CDS encoding DUF7310 family coiled-coil domain-containing protein, with product MPDDKTDLTTLAARLDAVERALTDDDRDQPSNDASGTDTDTEAAEALSETTVADLEQSIAALDRRVSELSAELEAVRGLLGGVQAVNESVERRADLALAIAEQLAAAHDEDDGLVVERLPDDAETVGDVADRRDDTACDTDGDEAEDSLAARLREAL
- a CDS encoding alkaline phosphatase family protein, which translates into the protein MGLFDRLRGQDDPRVAFIGIDGVPFSLLADNPDEFPNMADLAETGSAGAIESIVPPESSACWPALTTGVNPGETGVYGFQDRENGSYETYVPMGRDVQATRIWDRVTDAGRKATVMNVPVTFPPQRNVQRMVSGFLSPSVDKAAYPDDFRDHLESSGYIIDVNAKLGHKDDKTEFVENANKTLDRRFEAFSHYLQQDDWDLFFGVFMTTDRVNHFLFKDYENETSDKEKFMAFYRKVDDYLGQIREMLPEDVTLVIAADHGFTSLDYEVHCNTLLEQEGWLSYEDDDHEQLEDISDDTLAYSLIPGRFYINLEGREPRGAVPQDEYQERRDELKEMLENLEGPNGRKVADRVVEKEDAFRGNHDDIAPDLVIVPNHGFDLKSGFKGKDDVFGQGPRNGMHSFDNASLYIDDPNATIEDADLYDIAPTILDLMEVEYTRTDFDGASLITQ
- a CDS encoding tubulin/FtsZ family protein, with translation MKTVLIGVGQAGGKLTRELVDFDERMEFGAVLDAVAVNSAKADLRDIPFETILIGQDRVKGHGVGGDNELGAEVMQADKREVLSALDGRITAEAEAIFVVAGLGGGTGSGGAPVLVNELQQIYDVPIYALGILPGDSEGAMYQVNAGRSLKTVAREADSLLLVDNDAFRSSGESLEQGYDAINRAIAQRVGLLFASGEAVEGVAESVVDSSEVINTLRSGGISALGYAAAESADSSEGNINTVMSTTRRSLLTGTSLPEATTADSALLVVAGEPDKIPRKGVERARRWIEEETGSLQVRGGDFPLDSGRIASLILLGGVERSDRLEAFMQRAKEAVKEAEETEEREDPAETWRNDELEDLI
- a CDS encoding DUF7283 family protein, which gives rise to MLDVPLDSWYAWLGLSLAGVALVGAASGLPTAPPPNATAAAETVDRVAATEYASTAEHPLDATAVKLETRRLALRNDAGTAHATFAFAPVTPVPAGDSPLRDVIHGAHPSAVFDSPAAFQQAVIDSRTRTSNATWREVDRTLLVRKTTWEGVDVVLVDA
- a CDS encoding DUF7311 family protein, with protein sequence MIRVVLAAVLAVAVLGASLPAVEDARADRTATRVDTSVERLSAAGSALAYGSDATSDAAVAPTRTVTFSLPSPTWTSAGIDYVAVGGQPGGQGNRSVVTYAVAGGTEITRRLSLPVALRTPNGPIVLRGYGDRPISVALRRTADGPVLVASRAYSG